A section of the Leptotrichia buccalis C-1013-b genome encodes:
- the trhA gene encoding PAQR family membrane homeostasis protein TrhA yields MSKKTKNRNKQLLAKIHKQAEDFSRGEEIANFVSHTVGAGLAIIAFIILIIRASWTRDIGTIISFMAFGSGLIVLYTMSSIYHGLKPGTAKMIFEIFDHSAIYILIAASYTPFLYLVVNPPTNKIVLIIQWTVCFLGIAFKAFFTGKFKLLSTLLYLIMGWMIVFAWGDLINNINRVSLVYLIAGGVLYSLGTIFYSWKICKFNHMIWHIFVILGSVSHFLAVYYLV; encoded by the coding sequence ATGAGTAAAAAAACAAAAAATAGAAATAAACAATTATTGGCTAAAATACATAAACAAGCTGAAGATTTTTCACGTGGAGAAGAAATTGCAAATTTTGTTAGCCATACTGTAGGTGCTGGACTTGCCATTATTGCTTTCATTATTTTAATTATCCGTGCAAGCTGGACACGTGATATTGGAACAATTATATCATTTATGGCATTTGGAAGCGGACTTATTGTTCTTTATACAATGTCTTCAATCTATCACGGATTAAAGCCTGGAACAGCTAAAATGATTTTTGAGATTTTCGATCATTCTGCAATTTATATTTTAATTGCCGCTTCATATACTCCTTTTTTATATCTTGTTGTCAATCCGCCAACAAATAAAATTGTTTTAATAATTCAATGGACGGTATGTTTTTTAGGAATTGCATTTAAAGCATTTTTTACAGGAAAATTCAAATTATTATCAACATTGCTTTATCTAATAATGGGATGGATGATTGTATTTGCGTGGGGTGACTTAATAAATAACATAAATCGTGTTTCATTGGTTTATTTAATCGCAGGTGGAGTTTTGTATTCGCTTGGAACAATTTTTTACTCTTGGAAAATATGTAAATTTAATCATATGATTTGGCATATTTTTGTTATTTTGGGAAGTGTTTCGCACTTTCTAGCAGTCTACTATTTAGTTTAA
- a CDS encoding MotA/TolQ/ExbB proton channel family protein, with product MFKYLINGGIFMWVILFASICGLAIILEKTYTFLTKEKKLTENEKNKLYKSLRTGNREEILRLCKDKTDSVSKSVTKIVSNMDINFAELDNSHRQVIEGIISESILEQTTELEKGMSLLGTVVNAAPQLGLLGTVTGMITAFSALTRNGESTARIVASGISEALYTTAFGLIVAIPALVFYNYFNRQIDIIVAEMERAALQFLSRVKD from the coding sequence ATGTTTAAATATCTTATCAATGGCGGAATATTTATGTGGGTAATTTTATTTGCTTCAATATGTGGACTTGCCATTATTCTTGAAAAAACCTATACATTTCTTACAAAGGAAAAAAAATTGACGGAAAATGAAAAAAATAAACTTTATAAATCACTTAGGACGGGAAACAGAGAAGAAATTTTAAGACTTTGCAAAGATAAAACTGATTCGGTTTCCAAAAGTGTGACAAAAATTGTTTCCAATATGGATATTAACTTTGCTGAACTTGATAATTCTCATAGACAAGTTATTGAAGGTATTATAAGCGAAAGTATTTTAGAGCAGACTACAGAGCTTGAAAAAGGTATGAGCCTATTAGGAACTGTTGTAAATGCAGCACCGCAATTGGGACTTTTGGGAACTGTTACAGGGATGATTACAGCATTTTCAGCACTTACTCGAAATGGCGAAAGTACTGCAAGAATTGTTGCTAGTGGAATTTCAGAAGCACTTTACACAACTGCATTTGGATTAATTGTAGCGATACCAGCATTAGTTTTTTATAATTATTTTAATAGGCAGATTGATATAATTGTGGCTGAAATGGAAAGGGCAGCTTTACAGTTTTTGAGCAGAGTAAAAGATTAA
- a CDS encoding ExbD/TolR family protein, translated as MKFSKRRRRQNVDISMLNLIDVIFMLLIFFMIATTFNNYSQFQLSVPKTSTKLEQKENTKIEVIFNKDKKYFLKINDNIQEVSKENISSEFSKLPKEVLKNITLTADEHLEYKDIVDTMSILKNMNIENISLNIQNKN; from the coding sequence ATGAAATTTTCTAAAAGACGAAGAAGGCAAAATGTGGATATTTCAATGTTAAATTTAATTGATGTGATTTTTATGTTACTAATATTTTTTATGATAGCAACCACATTTAATAATTATTCACAATTTCAATTATCAGTTCCTAAGACGTCTACAAAGCTGGAACAGAAGGAAAATACTAAAATTGAAGTAATTTTTAATAAAGATAAAAAATATTTTTTGAAGATAAATGATAATATTCAGGAGGTTTCAAAGGAAAATATTTCTTCTGAGTTTTCAAAATTACCAAAAGAAGTATTAAAAAATATAACTTTGACAGCGGATGAGCATTTGGAATATAAGGATATTGTAGATACGATGAGCATTTTAAAAAATATGAATATTGAAAATATAAGTTTAAATATTCAAAATAAGAATTAA
- a CDS encoding M24 family metallopeptidase: MEKRTEKLSRILNELNIDGLFITDLYNLRYFTGFTGTTGVALATKNGNFFFSDFRYKTQATKQVSEMGFEFVEVSRGSLQTVGEYIKKFGLKNVGFEDVNVAFSLYQTIKDIFKVELVPVGNKLVMERMVKSEEEIALIKKAVEISDVAFSEALKIIKEGVSEKEVSSYMEYIQRKLGADDRSFTTIFASGYRSAMPHGVASDKKIQKEEFITMDFGAYYEGYVSDMTRTVYYGDNISDRHVEIYNTVLEAQILGVNTIKEGIMSDDVDKVVRNFLTEKGYGEYFGHGLGHGIGAEIHELPYLSSASHIELKENMVVTSEPGLYFDGWGGVRIEDDVVVKKNGSEALNKSNKELIILH; the protein is encoded by the coding sequence ATGGAAAAAAGAACTGAAAAATTATCAAGAATTTTAAATGAACTGAATATTGATGGATTATTTATTACAGATTTGTATAACCTTCGATATTTTACTGGGTTTACTGGGACAACTGGAGTTGCTCTTGCGACAAAAAATGGAAATTTTTTCTTTTCGGATTTTAGATACAAGACACAGGCTACTAAACAAGTTAGTGAAATGGGATTTGAATTTGTAGAAGTCTCACGTGGCTCACTTCAGACAGTTGGAGAATATATAAAAAAATTTGGGCTAAAAAATGTGGGATTTGAGGATGTGAATGTGGCATTTTCTCTTTATCAAACGATAAAAGACATTTTCAAAGTGGAATTAGTACCAGTTGGAAATAAACTTGTAATGGAAAGAATGGTAAAATCAGAAGAAGAAATTGCACTTATTAAAAAGGCTGTGGAAATCAGTGATGTGGCATTTTCAGAGGCTTTAAAAATTATAAAGGAAGGTGTTTCTGAAAAGGAAGTTTCTTCATATATGGAATACATTCAAAGAAAACTAGGTGCTGATGACCGTTCATTTACTACAATTTTTGCCAGCGGATACCGTTCAGCTATGCCGCACGGAGTAGCTTCTGACAAAAAAATTCAAAAGGAAGAATTTATTACAATGGATTTTGGGGCATATTATGAAGGATATGTGTCAGATATGACAAGAACTGTTTATTATGGAGACAATATTTCTGATAGACATGTAGAAATTTATAATACTGTTCTAGAAGCACAAATATTGGGTGTAAATACTATAAAAGAAGGCATTATGTCAGATGATGTTGACAAAGTTGTTAGAAACTTTTTAACTGAAAAAGGATACGGCGAGTATTTTGGACATGGACTGGGACACGGAATCGGTGCTGAAATTCACGAATTACCTTACTTATCAAGTGCTTCACATATTGAACTAAAAGAAAACATGGTTGTAACTTCTGAACCAGGACTTTATTTTGATGGATGGGGCGGAGTTAGAATTGAAGATGATGTTGTAGTTAAAAAGAATGGAAGTGAAGCATTGAATAAGAGTAATAAAGAATTAATTATTTTACATTAA
- a CDS encoding DUF4240 domain-containing protein: MVMKNIVPKLKMKRKDFWKYISISHENAKNNNEFVDYLINILSKKTDEEIFDFEIITTELMRESYNEKLWCASYLVNGDTASWSFDFFRLWLISQGEKIYYSIIKNQDNLAKYINISFEKKLLTNYFENENFAFIPAYAFSRKNYSHNILNKENYKINNKTIFQDDFIDSYNKKLNNYKRKIGYINKKYPKIIFHWCTQFPNSMKEVCPTLFKKMYS, encoded by the coding sequence ATGGTTATGAAAAATATTGTTCCAAAACTCAAAATGAAAAGAAAAGATTTTTGGAAATATATTTCTATATCACATGAAAATGCTAAAAATAATAATGAATTTGTAGATTATCTAATAAATATTTTATCAAAAAAAACAGATGAAGAAATTTTTGATTTTGAAATAATTACAACCGAGCTGATGCGTGAAAGTTATAATGAAAAGTTGTGGTGTGCCTCGTATCTTGTGAACGGCGACACAGCGAGCTGGAGCTTTGATTTTTTTCGGCTTTGGCTAATTTCGCAAGGGGAAAAAATATATTATTCAATTATAAAAAATCAGGATAATTTAGCAAAATATATAAACATATCTTTTGAAAAAAAACTTTTGACAAATTATTTTGAAAATGAGAATTTTGCTTTTATTCCAGCTTACGCCTTTTCCAGAAAAAATTATTCGCACAATATCTTGAATAAAGAAAATTACAAAATTAACAATAAAACTATTTTTCAAGATGATTTTATTGATAGCTACAATAAAAAATTGAACAATTACAAACGAAAAATAGGATATATTAATAAAAAATATCCAAAAATAATATTTCATTGGTGTACACAATTTCCAAACAGCATGAAGGAAGTATGTCCAACGTTATTTAAAAAAATGTATTCTTAA
- a CDS encoding DUF2278 family protein has protein sequence MEKYVMFRGKIIDKWYDFDKRAHYHIVATDNNGKKYDLAVNIGSIYAKKNEIISSNLKVYYTKNYNSQKDIIQEMLLQKVGITECNENLHLDYIKMKLFPHEKMIQMKGFDEKNIFLTEIIEKYVMKAINNDDYEVFAFGRLYANGKGLHDIHMNQGSTGKFKKHDAPYSDGGLFFRNKQNNKIAVIFIAFVSQNLDV, from the coding sequence ATGGAAAAATATGTGATGTTTAGAGGAAAAATTATAGATAAATGGTATGATTTTGATAAAAGGGCACATTATCATATTGTAGCAACAGATAACAACGGAAAAAAGTACGATTTGGCAGTTAATATTGGGAGTATTTATGCAAAGAAAAATGAAATTATTTCTTCAAATTTAAAAGTCTACTATACAAAAAATTACAATTCCCAAAAAGACATTATTCAGGAAATGCTGTTACAAAAAGTTGGAATTACAGAATGTAACGAAAATTTGCATTTAGATTATATAAAAATGAAATTATTTCCACATGAAAAAATGATTCAAATGAAAGGCTTTGATGAAAAAAATATTTTTCTCACGGAAATTATTGAAAAATATGTCATGAAAGCTATTAATAATGATGATTATGAAGTATTTGCATTTGGACGTCTTTATGCAAATGGAAAAGGATTACACGATATTCATATGAATCAGGGAAGTACGGGTAAATTTAAAAAACACGATGCACCTTATTCTGATGGAGGATTATTTTTTCGAAATAAGCAAAATAATAAAATTGCGGTTATATTTATTGCATTTGTTAGCCAAAACTTAGATGTATAG